CAGGACTTCTTGGATTTCCTGGTTGTAAGGGTCAAACAAAGTCGACCGGCAAATTTCATAAACCTACATTTCAGGAACAACTTGATACTTTTAAAGAGCTCGGTTTTAATTTCAATCAAGGCATAGATACTTCTGATATAAACCGTTGGCCTGAAGGTCACAAAGAATTTGAAGACCAACCCTATCACTTGATGTATAAAACGCTCGGACAGACTATAGAGAGGGATCCATGGACACCTATAACTAATAAATGTTGGGATTTTGACCTTGAGGCAATTGATGACCACGGTGCCTATGTTGGCATTATGGAAAATATTTCAAGAATTACAAATGGTGACCTGGTGTTTGAAAATCTAAAAGACTATGTAGATATTGAAGAAAATAATAACTTGGTTTCTTTACATGTGAAGGTGATAATTACAAGTGGATTTTTAAAAAGTTGATAACGATTGGGCAGACATTGATGTATTTGACAAGGTTCAAGAATTGGCAGTTAAATACAAAACAAAAGGACGATTTACATATTTCAATACTGGTGGACAAGATTTTGTGCTTGGTTATTACACAAATGAAGAACTTGAAATGATAAAACAGAAAACAGGACTTGAAATAGAATGGCTAAATGTAAAAGGACAAATGTATTAATAAGAAAAAGTGCTGCTGCTAACAGCACCTGCCCGCCACCAGGCTTTCGCATGTGCTTCTCTTGAAAACTATTACTAAATTCGTGTTCTGTGCTTTTGGGGACGTTGGGTGAATAAAAACCTGTCAGCGGGTAGCTGCGGAACATTATCAAACTTAATAAAAGAACAGCATAAAGCAATGAATTAATGATCTTTAATATTGATTTCTAATTTATATGGCATGAAGAACAAAATAAGTACTTTATTAAGCCCATTTGTAATAATTGGAGTGGTGTTGATTCTATTAGCAGGTTGTAATAAGGAAGCTAACAACAATCCTGAGCCTGTAAACATTGCCAAGGTACAAATACCAGCTGGCACTTTTACCATGGGCAGTCCTTTATCCGAAGTGCTTAGGCAAGTGAATGAAACACAGTATCAGGTCACGTTGAGTGCTTTTCTCATGAGTAAGTGCGAAATAACCAATGCCGAGTATGCTGCATTCCTAAATTCCAAAAGCATCGACAGCACTGGATTATATTCTGCAGGGCAATATCCGGGAGAAGTCTTAATTTATGCCAGCAGTGGAAGTTTCGACTGGGGTTTGCATTGCATCAACGGACAGTGGAGAACAGTAGAAGGTTACGAAAATCACCCGGTAATAAATGTAACATGGTACGGGGCTGTCGAGTTTGCGACATATGCAGGCGGCACTTTACCCACAGAAGCACAATGGGAGTATGCCTGCCGTGGAAATACTACCACACCTTTCTATACAGGTGATTGTTTGAGCACTTCGCACGCTAACTTTGACTGGTCTTATCCTTACGACATGTGTATTGACACTATTTCAGCCTATCCAAACAAAACAACAGCAGTTGGCTCATACGCTTCAAATGCTTATGGCTTGCACGATATGCATGGCAACGTTCGGGAATGGTGCAGTGATCTTTATGATCTTTACCCAACTACAGCGCAAACAAACCCAACAGGAGGTATCTATGGCCTCGAACGTGTGACTCGGGGTGGCAGCTGGTACAACTACCCCTGGATTTGTCGTTCTGCACATCGCCATAGCAATGAGCCGTTCGCGTATGGCACCCTTATAGGTTTTCGGATAGTCTTCGTTCCTTAGTTCAAACACGCCGCAGGATAATGGAAACATTGAAACAGCAAGCTTAAAAAATACCAAGATACAGAAAAATGTATTTACAAGATTTATTAGCCTCTGTATTTCGAAAATTGAGTGATGATTTTTGTAGATTTAATGTATTATCAAATAGACATTCAATCAGAATTGAAGTTCAAAACTTTAGTATAAAATAAGAGTATATACCTTTATTAATTAAATCAATATGAAAAAAATACTGCGAGTGTGGATCTGCCTCATAGCTGTTTTGGGAGTGATGATGGCACTTTCAAACAGTTGTAAAAAAGACAAGGAAAATAGCAACAACAATCCTACTGTTACGGATATTGACGGTAATGTTTACCATACTGTGACCATTGGCTCGCAGACATGGATGGTTGAAAATCTGAATACTTCAAGATACCGGGATAGCACTTTGATTCCAAATGTAACTGACAACCTGGCATGGATTAGCCTTACAACAGGGGCTTTCTGCGATTACGAAAACTTACCTTCAAATTCCAAAACT
This is a stretch of genomic DNA from Bacteroidales bacterium. It encodes these proteins:
- a CDS encoding formylglycine-generating enzyme family protein, encoding MKNKISTLLSPFVIIGVVLILLAGCNKEANNNPEPVNIAKVQIPAGTFTMGSPLSEVLRQVNETQYQVTLSAFLMSKCEITNAEYAAFLNSKSIDSTGLYSAGQYPGEVLIYASSGSFDWGLHCINGQWRTVEGYENHPVINVTWYGAVEFATYAGGTLPTEAQWEYACRGNTTTPFYTGDCLSTSHANFDWSYPYDMCIDTISAYPNKTTAVGSYASNAYGLHDMHGNVREWCSDLYDLYPTTAQTNPTGGIYGLERVTRGGSWYNYPWICRSAHRHSNEPFAYGTLIGFRIVFVP